A region from the Danaus plexippus chromosome 26, MEX_DaPlex, whole genome shotgun sequence genome encodes:
- the LOC116774280 gene encoding hemicentin-1-like isoform X1, with protein MLLLFISMVLFGFTNGHNAKSSLTFVIDDTGSMWNDIDQVKEKTNEVFDAVLNSNASKIDDFVLVTFNDPDAKVCTVTRDRKEFKKALSDITVDGGGDCPEYSMKGIQLALEHSKPNSLFYVFTDAASKDYEEYEKIKSLGLKKSIQVTFLLTGECTNTPEEAFTVYDKLAETTSGQVFHLDKQDVSKIIDYIIATIKNKKTTVAQKTFYNGYGNEFKFSIDSKLWDVMISVSADDPRFHLNGPDGESVNVKEFINTKKSSISKLDVKPGIYTMVLDNIGQTSVVITGSTYVCFQHGFSTVMPSTLNETSTKPIEDTPSYLAIELDNVNRDVILDTVEIRDINDNILSAYPLDLLNKDSQFYVTKPILTPDSTFKIAINGHTSTEEKITRIAPTAIEHQKPDLEGRKRKAPMVTILEGSTTTVEYDSNLSLKCKVHAFPKPDIVWKDDSGMIWPSKVVPVDLPYDYMGILDKDKINKNITLYCTAKNEIGEDKKSILVETKRNYFLEILESPKDLVIEYGSSSVLNFKVNAYPPATIGWYKKRKELFNDDDYEISADGSTLKIKYMHQGLRGFYSVKAMNEEEKKIIYFKIDMSGEKPEIDKTVSSYRIEKGSSANLTCRILKGKPEPEISWTFQNESPGSLKRLDVVGDFYIDKVGPENMGIYTCKARNEFGKDRHDIDLFVGYVPTIKNVQTEVLVPEGQQVILTCIVDGSPYPFVRWLLNDVEVTRTGKYSFNDNTLSFTGSIDDSGTYTCEASNSLGQTQKDYYVDIYIPVKMQVPKDTTLKLDVGSSTTLPCVAEGYPKPNIRWTYYSKNPSIRPKTLKFDDTGSYKLEHIQIEDEGFYRCSASNVGGLSSVTYEVFVRAPVSITNPDGVVFNAVKGDLALRIPCNAIGSPKPKVTWMANGEHIASGTDWYDIEDDGTLVIKYVTLNSGGNYICEARNYFSSDIKEFNVNVKASPAQPEVITDTILLEIGNSTYLECDLPHKAGDVVNWYKNGELIASDELYLSHVKFEDAGIYSCRVSTFLSAHTAHKKVTVGYKPRFLSDEETVIEYSEGDFSYMNCDADGYPKPSTQWIRNGDPVPINGSYLIIEMKLEDIGYYQCTVSNDLGSIRRTFKINSGECLLRTKHDFNDQQPLLLTLSRDWPEFRTSNEYVHIPIYKYFLLSCPGSSVIYNGETFGQNVKTKCSELKDKIEIKNRIIDYDKLKCTKKMKPLTKRTGISCFEQHGNNTELLQIGFFSRSKFLKVYDVCLDHEQKIPLFAKQTSNKGIALNAPPGDYTFVESKYLPFHFGDMYDCDSQLRFISSSIGKSIKSVKDVECCFTKRQLINPRDVLPGLSQVAVYSYLNVIPHWSTCGTKNWDELELRVRYLGKYSSNELTIFTGASDPMMLPGQTEDAYVSLRDRLNRRQPVPMYLWKIIQNPADNSSLAVIQLNIPNVTSAEAYSYMPCNDICPEVEWLRNNDWQDVNKGFTFCCSISDFNSRFGKLFDGCEKVFKTLPPLLPDFSLI; from the exons atgttgttattatttatatcaatggtCTTATTCGGTTTTACAAACGGGCATAACGCGAAAAGCAGCCTCACATTCGTTATAGATGATACGGGATCTATGTGGAATGATATTGATCAGGTAAAAGAGAAGACAAACGAAGTGTTCGATGCAGTGCTCAATTCTAACGCATCAAAAATAGACGATTTCGTGCTTGTCACCTTTAATGATCCAG ATGCAAAAGTCTGCACAGTGACCCGAGATcgcaaagaatttaaaaaggcTCTTTCCGATATTACTGTAGACGGTGGTGGAGACTGTCCTGAGTACTCAATGAAAGGAATCCAACTCGCGTTAGAGCACAGTAAACCGAATTcgttgttttatgttttcacgGACGCAGCGTCAAAGGATTACGAAGAGTACGAAAAAATTAAGAGCTTAGGGCTCAAGAAGTCTATTCAG GTCACATTTTTACTGACCGGCGAATGTACAAACACTCCAGAAGAGGCATTTActgtttatgataaattagCGGAAACTACTTCAGGACAGGTTTTCCACTTAGACAAACAGGATGTGAGCAAA ATAATAGACTATATCATAGCAacgataaaaaacaaaaagacgACTGTGGcccaaaaaactttttataacggTTACGGCAATGAGTTCAAA ttttctatAGACAGCAAATTATGGGATGTAATGATTTCTGTATCAGCTGACGATCCGAGATTTCACTTAAATGGTCCTGATGGGGAATCAGTAAATGTTAAAGAATTCATCAATACAAAGAAATCCAGT ATATCTAAATTGGATGTTAAACCGGGGATATACACGATGGTCCTGGATAATATTGGTCAAACCTCAGTGGTTATAACTGGATCCACATATGTTTGTTTTCAACATGGCTTCTCTACTGTCATGCCTAGCACATTGAACGAAACGTCTACTAAACCTATCGAAG ATACACCATCTTATTTAGCTATTGAATTGGATAATGTTAACAGAGATGTTATATTAGACACTGTAGAAATTAGagatattaatgataatatctTAAGTGCTTATCCATTGGACCTGCTAAATAAGGACAGTCAATTCTACGTAACAAAACCAATTCTGACACCTGATTCTACCTTCAAAATCGCA ATAAATGGTCACACAAGCACTGAAGAGAAAATAACTAGAATTGCACCAACGGCTATTGAGCATCAAAAACCTGATTTAG aagGACGAAAGCGAAAAGCACCGATGGTCACAATTTTAGAAGGAAGTACCACAACTGTTGAATACGATTCAAATTTATCCCTAAAATGCAAAGTGCACGCTTTCCCTAAACCGGATATTGTGTGGAAAGATGACTCAGGAATGATCTGGCCATCAAAA GTAGTCCCTGTGGATTTGCCTTATGATTATATGGGTATTCtggataaagataaaataaataaaaatataactttatattgtacaGCGAAAAATGAAATCGGTGaagataaaaaatctattttagttgaaactaaaagaaattatttcctGGAAATTCTCGAAAGTCCCAAag aTTTGGTTATTGAGTATGGAAGTTCTAGTGTTCTTAATTTCAAAGTTAATGCATATCCACCAGCAACAATAGGGTGGTATAAAAAGAGGAAAGAACTTTTTAATGACGATGATTACGAAATATCTGCAGATGGTTCcacactaaaaataaaatacatgcaTCAAGGTTTAAGAGGATTTTATTCAGTGAAGGCTATGaatgaagaagaaaaaaagataatttacttCAAAATAGATATGTCTGGAG AAAAGCCTGAAATAGACAAGACTGTCAGTTCTTACAGAATAGAAAAAGGATCTAGTGCCAATTTAACGTGCAg AATCCTAAAAGGTAAACCAGAGCCTGAAATTTCTTGGACTTTTCAAAATGAATCTCCAGGTTCTTTAAAGCGTTTAGATGTTGTTGgcgatttttatattgataaggTTGGTCCAGAGAATATGGGAATATACACCTGCAAAGCTCGAAATGAATTTGGAAAGGATCGTCACGATATTGACTTGTTCGTTGgat ATGTCCCAACAATCAAGAATGTTCAAACTGAGGTTTTAGTGCCGGAGGGTCAACAAGTCATATTGACTTGTATAGTCGACGGCTCTCCTTACCCTTTCGTTCGTTGGCTACTAAATGATGTTGAAGTAACAAGAACAGgaaaatattcattcaatGACAATACACTAAG CTTTACAGGTTCAATTGACGACAGCGGCACATACACCTGCGAAGCTTCAAATAGTTTAGGACAAACGCAAAAAGACTACTATGTCGATATTTata ttCCAGTAAAAATGCAGGTGCCAAAAGACACAACTTTAAAATTAGATGTTGGAAGTTCTACGACATTGCCATGCGTCGCTGAAGGTTATCCAAAACCAAACATCAGATGGACTTATTACAGCAAAAATCCTAGCATTCGTCCTAAGACATTGAA aTTTGATGATACCGGCTCATATAAATTAGAACATATTCAAATAGAAGATGAAGGTTTCTATAGGTGCTCAGCAAGTAACGTCGGAGGATTAAGTAGTGTTACCTACGAAGTTTTTGTCAgag CCCCTGTATCTATTACGAATCCAGATGGAGTTGTTTTTAACGCTGTAAAGGGAGACCTGGCGCTTAGGATCCCCTGTAATGCCATTGGCAGCCCGAAACCTAAAGTAACATGGATGGCAAATGGTGAACACATTGCTTCAG GGACTGATTGGTACGACATAGAAGATGATGGCACTTtggttattaaatatgtaacattaaattctgggggaaattatatttgtgaagCCCGAAACTATTTCAGTTCAGACATTAaggaatttaatgtaaatgtaaaag caAGCCCGGCCCAGCCTGAAGTTATAACGGatactatattattagaaattggAAATTCAACTTATCTGGAATGTGATCTACCACATAAAGCGGGAGATGTTGTAAACTGGTACAAG AACGGGGAACTAATAGCAAgtgatgaattatatttaagccACGTTAAATTTGAAGATGCTGGTATTTACAGTTGCCGTGTTAGTACGTTTTTATCAGCTCATACTGCACATAAAAAGGTGACTGTAGGTTATAAGCCAAGATTTCTCAGTGACGAAGAAACTGTTATAGAATATTCGGAAGGCGATTTCTCTTATATGAACTGCGATGCCGATGGCTATCCAAAGCCAAGC acgCAATGGATACGTAATGGTGATCCTGTACCTATAAATGGgtcgtatttaattatagaaatgaaACTTGAAGATATCGGATACTACCAATGTACCGTAAGCAATGATCTTGGTTCAATTAGacgtacttttaaaattaattcaggaG aatgCCTGCTGCGTACTAAGCATGATTTTAATGATCAGCAGCCTTTACTTTTGACTCTATCAAGAGACTGGCCAGAATTTAGAACATCAAATGAATATGTCCATAtaccaatttataaatattttcttctatcATGCCCCGGCAGTTCTGTAATTTACAATGGAGAAACATTCGGTCAAAATGTCAAAACGAAGTGTTCAGAACTAAAAgacaaaattgaaataaaaaacagaatcattgattatgataaattaaaatgtaccaAAAAAATGAAACCTCTAACAAAGCGAACAGGAATAAGCTGTTTTGAACAACACGGAAACAACACAGAATTATTGCAAATCGGTTTTTTTTCACGAAGTAAGTTTTTGAAGGTATACGACGTTTGTTTAGATCACGAACAGAAGATACCTCTCTTTGCAAAACAAACCTCAAATAAAGGTATCGCCCTGAATGCACCCCCCGGAGATTACACATTTGTTGAGAGTAAATATTTGCCCTTTCATTTTGGGGACATGTATGACTGTGATTCTCAGTTGAGGTTTATTTCATCGTCGATcggaaaatcaataaaatcagTTAAAGATGTTGAATGCTGTTTTACAAAAAGACAATTGATCAATCCTCGAGATGTTTTGCCGGGATTATCACAAGTGGCTGTATATagctatttaaatgttatacctCATTGGAGTACCTGTGGAACTAAA AACTGGGATGAACTTGAACTAAGAGTACGATATCTGGGAAAATATTCATCTAACGAGCTGACCATTTTCACTGGAGCATCAGATCCGATGATGTTGCCAGGACAGACAGAAGATGCTTATGTGTCCTTAAGAGACAGACTAAACAGACGTCAACCAGTGCCCATGTATTTATGGAAg ATAATTCAAAACCCGGCAGATAATTCTTCCTTAGCTGTCATCCAACTAAATATTCCTAATGTTACGTCAGCGGAGGCCTATTCTTATATGCCATGTAACGATATATGTCCCGAAGTCGAGTGGTTGCGTAATAACGATTGGCAGGATGTGAATAAGGGATTCACATTCTGTTGCAGTATTAGTGATTTTAATTCACGTTTCGGAAAGCTTTTTGACGGATGTGAAAAAGTATTCAAGACTTTACCACCTTTATTACCTGATTTTTCTCTTATCTAa
- the LOC116774280 gene encoding hemicentin-1-like isoform X2, whose protein sequence is MLLLFISMVLFGFTNGHNAKSSLTFVIDDTGSMWNDIDQVKEKTNEVFDAVLNSNASKIDDFVLVTFNDPDAKVCTVTRDRKEFKKALSDITVDGGGDCPEYSMKGIQLALEHSKPNSLFYVFTDAASKDYEEYEKIKSLGLKKSIQVTFLLTGECTNTPEEAFTVYDKLAETTSGQVFHLDKQDVSKIIDYIIATIKNKKTTVAQKTFYNGYGNEFKFSIDSKLWDVMISVSADDPRFHLNGPDGESVNVKEFINTKKSSISKLDVKPGIYTMVLDNIGQTSVVITGSTYVCFQHGFSTVMPSTLNETSTKPIEDTPSYLAIELDNVNRDVILDTVEIRDINDNILSAYPLDLLNKDSQFYVTKPILTPDSTFKIAINGHTSTEEKITRIAPTAIEHQKPDLEGRKRKAPMVTILEGSTTTVEYDSNLSLKCKVHAFPKPDIVWKDDSGMIWPSKVVPVDLPYDYMGILDKDKINKNITLYCTAKNEIGEDKKSILVETKRNYFLEILESPKDLVIEYGSSSVLNFKVNAYPPATIGWYKKRKELFNDDDYEISADGSTLKIKYMHQGLRGFYSVKAMNEEEKKIIYFKIDMSGEKPEIDKTVSSYRIEKGSSANLTCRILKGKPEPEISWTFQNESPGSLKRLDVVGDFYIDKVGPENMGIYTCKARNEFGKDRHDIDLFVGYVPTIKNVQTEVLVPEGQQVILTCIVDGSPYPFVRWLLNDVEVTRTGKYSFNDNTLSFTGSIDDSGTYTCEASNSLGQTQKDYYVDIYIPVKMQVPKDTTLKLDVGSSTTLPCVAEGYPKPNIRWTYYSKNPSIRPKTLKFDDTGSYKLEHIQIEDEGFYRCSASNVGGLSSVTYEVFVRAPVSITNPDGVVFNAVKGDLALRIPCNAIGSPKPKVTWMANGEHIASASPAQPEVITDTILLEIGNSTYLECDLPHKAGDVVNWYKNGELIASDELYLSHVKFEDAGIYSCRVSTFLSAHTAHKKVTVGYKPRFLSDEETVIEYSEGDFSYMNCDADGYPKPSTQWIRNGDPVPINGSYLIIEMKLEDIGYYQCTVSNDLGSIRRTFKINSGECLLRTKHDFNDQQPLLLTLSRDWPEFRTSNEYVHIPIYKYFLLSCPGSSVIYNGETFGQNVKTKCSELKDKIEIKNRIIDYDKLKCTKKMKPLTKRTGISCFEQHGNNTELLQIGFFSRSKFLKVYDVCLDHEQKIPLFAKQTSNKGIALNAPPGDYTFVESKYLPFHFGDMYDCDSQLRFISSSIGKSIKSVKDVECCFTKRQLINPRDVLPGLSQVAVYSYLNVIPHWSTCGTKNWDELELRVRYLGKYSSNELTIFTGASDPMMLPGQTEDAYVSLRDRLNRRQPVPMYLWKIIQNPADNSSLAVIQLNIPNVTSAEAYSYMPCNDICPEVEWLRNNDWQDVNKGFTFCCSISDFNSRFGKLFDGCEKVFKTLPPLLPDFSLI, encoded by the exons atgttgttattatttatatcaatggtCTTATTCGGTTTTACAAACGGGCATAACGCGAAAAGCAGCCTCACATTCGTTATAGATGATACGGGATCTATGTGGAATGATATTGATCAGGTAAAAGAGAAGACAAACGAAGTGTTCGATGCAGTGCTCAATTCTAACGCATCAAAAATAGACGATTTCGTGCTTGTCACCTTTAATGATCCAG ATGCAAAAGTCTGCACAGTGACCCGAGATcgcaaagaatttaaaaaggcTCTTTCCGATATTACTGTAGACGGTGGTGGAGACTGTCCTGAGTACTCAATGAAAGGAATCCAACTCGCGTTAGAGCACAGTAAACCGAATTcgttgttttatgttttcacgGACGCAGCGTCAAAGGATTACGAAGAGTACGAAAAAATTAAGAGCTTAGGGCTCAAGAAGTCTATTCAG GTCACATTTTTACTGACCGGCGAATGTACAAACACTCCAGAAGAGGCATTTActgtttatgataaattagCGGAAACTACTTCAGGACAGGTTTTCCACTTAGACAAACAGGATGTGAGCAAA ATAATAGACTATATCATAGCAacgataaaaaacaaaaagacgACTGTGGcccaaaaaactttttataacggTTACGGCAATGAGTTCAAA ttttctatAGACAGCAAATTATGGGATGTAATGATTTCTGTATCAGCTGACGATCCGAGATTTCACTTAAATGGTCCTGATGGGGAATCAGTAAATGTTAAAGAATTCATCAATACAAAGAAATCCAGT ATATCTAAATTGGATGTTAAACCGGGGATATACACGATGGTCCTGGATAATATTGGTCAAACCTCAGTGGTTATAACTGGATCCACATATGTTTGTTTTCAACATGGCTTCTCTACTGTCATGCCTAGCACATTGAACGAAACGTCTACTAAACCTATCGAAG ATACACCATCTTATTTAGCTATTGAATTGGATAATGTTAACAGAGATGTTATATTAGACACTGTAGAAATTAGagatattaatgataatatctTAAGTGCTTATCCATTGGACCTGCTAAATAAGGACAGTCAATTCTACGTAACAAAACCAATTCTGACACCTGATTCTACCTTCAAAATCGCA ATAAATGGTCACACAAGCACTGAAGAGAAAATAACTAGAATTGCACCAACGGCTATTGAGCATCAAAAACCTGATTTAG aagGACGAAAGCGAAAAGCACCGATGGTCACAATTTTAGAAGGAAGTACCACAACTGTTGAATACGATTCAAATTTATCCCTAAAATGCAAAGTGCACGCTTTCCCTAAACCGGATATTGTGTGGAAAGATGACTCAGGAATGATCTGGCCATCAAAA GTAGTCCCTGTGGATTTGCCTTATGATTATATGGGTATTCtggataaagataaaataaataaaaatataactttatattgtacaGCGAAAAATGAAATCGGTGaagataaaaaatctattttagttgaaactaaaagaaattatttcctGGAAATTCTCGAAAGTCCCAAag aTTTGGTTATTGAGTATGGAAGTTCTAGTGTTCTTAATTTCAAAGTTAATGCATATCCACCAGCAACAATAGGGTGGTATAAAAAGAGGAAAGAACTTTTTAATGACGATGATTACGAAATATCTGCAGATGGTTCcacactaaaaataaaatacatgcaTCAAGGTTTAAGAGGATTTTATTCAGTGAAGGCTATGaatgaagaagaaaaaaagataatttacttCAAAATAGATATGTCTGGAG AAAAGCCTGAAATAGACAAGACTGTCAGTTCTTACAGAATAGAAAAAGGATCTAGTGCCAATTTAACGTGCAg AATCCTAAAAGGTAAACCAGAGCCTGAAATTTCTTGGACTTTTCAAAATGAATCTCCAGGTTCTTTAAAGCGTTTAGATGTTGTTGgcgatttttatattgataaggTTGGTCCAGAGAATATGGGAATATACACCTGCAAAGCTCGAAATGAATTTGGAAAGGATCGTCACGATATTGACTTGTTCGTTGgat ATGTCCCAACAATCAAGAATGTTCAAACTGAGGTTTTAGTGCCGGAGGGTCAACAAGTCATATTGACTTGTATAGTCGACGGCTCTCCTTACCCTTTCGTTCGTTGGCTACTAAATGATGTTGAAGTAACAAGAACAGgaaaatattcattcaatGACAATACACTAAG CTTTACAGGTTCAATTGACGACAGCGGCACATACACCTGCGAAGCTTCAAATAGTTTAGGACAAACGCAAAAAGACTACTATGTCGATATTTata ttCCAGTAAAAATGCAGGTGCCAAAAGACACAACTTTAAAATTAGATGTTGGAAGTTCTACGACATTGCCATGCGTCGCTGAAGGTTATCCAAAACCAAACATCAGATGGACTTATTACAGCAAAAATCCTAGCATTCGTCCTAAGACATTGAA aTTTGATGATACCGGCTCATATAAATTAGAACATATTCAAATAGAAGATGAAGGTTTCTATAGGTGCTCAGCAAGTAACGTCGGAGGATTAAGTAGTGTTACCTACGAAGTTTTTGTCAgag CCCCTGTATCTATTACGAATCCAGATGGAGTTGTTTTTAACGCTGTAAAGGGAGACCTGGCGCTTAGGATCCCCTGTAATGCCATTGGCAGCCCGAAACCTAAAGTAACATGGATGGCAAATGGTGAACACATTGCTTCAG caAGCCCGGCCCAGCCTGAAGTTATAACGGatactatattattagaaattggAAATTCAACTTATCTGGAATGTGATCTACCACATAAAGCGGGAGATGTTGTAAACTGGTACAAG AACGGGGAACTAATAGCAAgtgatgaattatatttaagccACGTTAAATTTGAAGATGCTGGTATTTACAGTTGCCGTGTTAGTACGTTTTTATCAGCTCATACTGCACATAAAAAGGTGACTGTAGGTTATAAGCCAAGATTTCTCAGTGACGAAGAAACTGTTATAGAATATTCGGAAGGCGATTTCTCTTATATGAACTGCGATGCCGATGGCTATCCAAAGCCAAGC acgCAATGGATACGTAATGGTGATCCTGTACCTATAAATGGgtcgtatttaattatagaaatgaaACTTGAAGATATCGGATACTACCAATGTACCGTAAGCAATGATCTTGGTTCAATTAGacgtacttttaaaattaattcaggaG aatgCCTGCTGCGTACTAAGCATGATTTTAATGATCAGCAGCCTTTACTTTTGACTCTATCAAGAGACTGGCCAGAATTTAGAACATCAAATGAATATGTCCATAtaccaatttataaatattttcttctatcATGCCCCGGCAGTTCTGTAATTTACAATGGAGAAACATTCGGTCAAAATGTCAAAACGAAGTGTTCAGAACTAAAAgacaaaattgaaataaaaaacagaatcattgattatgataaattaaaatgtaccaAAAAAATGAAACCTCTAACAAAGCGAACAGGAATAAGCTGTTTTGAACAACACGGAAACAACACAGAATTATTGCAAATCGGTTTTTTTTCACGAAGTAAGTTTTTGAAGGTATACGACGTTTGTTTAGATCACGAACAGAAGATACCTCTCTTTGCAAAACAAACCTCAAATAAAGGTATCGCCCTGAATGCACCCCCCGGAGATTACACATTTGTTGAGAGTAAATATTTGCCCTTTCATTTTGGGGACATGTATGACTGTGATTCTCAGTTGAGGTTTATTTCATCGTCGATcggaaaatcaataaaatcagTTAAAGATGTTGAATGCTGTTTTACAAAAAGACAATTGATCAATCCTCGAGATGTTTTGCCGGGATTATCACAAGTGGCTGTATATagctatttaaatgttatacctCATTGGAGTACCTGTGGAACTAAA AACTGGGATGAACTTGAACTAAGAGTACGATATCTGGGAAAATATTCATCTAACGAGCTGACCATTTTCACTGGAGCATCAGATCCGATGATGTTGCCAGGACAGACAGAAGATGCTTATGTGTCCTTAAGAGACAGACTAAACAGACGTCAACCAGTGCCCATGTATTTATGGAAg ATAATTCAAAACCCGGCAGATAATTCTTCCTTAGCTGTCATCCAACTAAATATTCCTAATGTTACGTCAGCGGAGGCCTATTCTTATATGCCATGTAACGATATATGTCCCGAAGTCGAGTGGTTGCGTAATAACGATTGGCAGGATGTGAATAAGGGATTCACATTCTGTTGCAGTATTAGTGATTTTAATTCACGTTTCGGAAAGCTTTTTGACGGATGTGAAAAAGTATTCAAGACTTTACCACCTTTATTACCTGATTTTTCTCTTATCTAa